Below is a window of Plasmodium brasilianum strain Bolivian I chromosome 14, whole genome shotgun sequence DNA.
TTTTATACTTATACCTTTTTCCAAAACACATATGAACCTTTTAATTTCAGATTTATTTTTGCtcattccttttttctcCTAACTTTTCTGcttatttagaaaaagagCCATTTCCTCATTAACTCTTTGTTTAatccaaaaaaaattctCAGCCTGCTTGCAATATTCTTTTGTTAAAACATCTTCAATTACAATAAAACTCAggcatttttttattttaatgatacAGTTATTCCTGTATTCGTCATCATTAAATTCATACCCATACGTCACTGgaatttattcaaaaatatataaaatatttccagGTTTCtctaatttataaaatatttttcctttatcagcaccatatattaataattagcACAAAAAGTCAGTTGATGCATTAAACTCTACATTTCCAAGTTTTTTAATCTCTGTAACTTGACCAGTCATCATATAATCATACAAGTAGTCATAGGAAAgcttttaataattatgaaatgtTACCATTCCATTATGTCTAGTATTAGGTGCTCTGAATTTCCAGCTGCACATTTAATAATTGCGTATAAGAGGAAAACATGGATTTGTAAAAAGGTATGCATATTCTTGGCTAAcaataaatttgtaaaagaaaaattaggAAGAACATgaatcaaaataaattttttttatttaagaatattaagCAAAATTCTCTAAAATAATGCActtaaatgttttatatgtgtacacatTCTGCAATAGTaggtaaataaattaactaGAATGCAgcaataaatttaaatgataaaataaagacttcagtattttaaagaaataaaatatatttttaatattcttaaaatttataattattcatgATTTATGAATAGAATTCATTTAGATGAAACcataatatgtaaattatatatgttgttCCATATTTCTAAGCCTTGTTTcaattgtaaaatattatgtttagtaatttttgaaaggaaaaaaaaatgattttcttttttattatgaattaattttcattttttttaaaaaagcaaaaatgaattattaactttttttctttttatatttgaattcTTAATTATTGtaagtttttttattccatgATAGATgcctattatatatattattatggtTTCGCTAAAGATATATTCTGAAATATACTAGTAATGtaattaacatttttcttttaaatggATAGTTCTAGGcaagtaaaattatatcagTACAGTTACtgtatagtaaaataaaattatgcattAGATATATCTCCTTCACCTATTTATAGACAAGAAAATATATCCTTTATAAACAAttagaaaaggaaaacattcctttataaaatgcaaaattacagttatatttcttcatatCGTTTAAAAGCACTtcgaaaaggaaaaaattccCTTATAAAGACAaataattactattttttttgttctattcTTATTATCTTactatatttctatattaaaCAAGAGATATGAGAAATCTATaactctttatttttattaaataactaCAGTTCACTTCAACTTAAGTTACGAATTCATAACATAAAATTCACAATTAAAATGACTCAATAagatattcaaaaaaaatatatgtggttaaaaaagaatgtataatgaatacatatcaattaaatacaattcaaaagaataaatttatttttaaggaaaactcacaaattatagaaatatgGACTATAAACATATGTCAAATATTCCATAAATttgatatttataatatcttCTCAATGAAGGTTTAACCGTGTATTATacatgtttaaaaaatagagatatacagatataaaaaaaactatttaaCCCTcacaattatttatgtagTTTAAGACGTGTTAGAAATaagtttaaattattaataggaTACtcgcattatatatattattcggAATGGATAGGAAAGGAAGAACTTGCATTCCCTTTTCTTGTCAGTAGTTCTGTTACTACCTGGATCTTCTGGTTTAATGGGTAAACTTTAGgattgtaaaattattttttacttcttaTTACATTATTGAGGAAGTTTTCAATTGTAATAACAGTACTGTCTTTAATTCAATCtggtaattttatatttctttttctaaaatacataaaagtctttttatttcatcgTCGTCATTACCCATTATCCTTTTACCTTCATCAGTTTTTTGCTTATCTACCTTAACGGACATTTCCTCATCTATTCTTTGCTCAAtccaaaaataattttgagcTTGTTTGCAATATTTCTCTCTTAAAACACCCTCAATCACGATTGAATTAAGACACTTTTTTACTCTGTTAACACAGTTATTCTTCGATTCTTCGTcaacaaatttatattcatactttttttcaaatcctcgtaaaacttttaaaatattttcggTTTTCTCTATTTcactaaatatttttttttttattagcaCCATGTGGCAATAATTGATACAAAAGGTCAATTGATGCATTAAACTCTACATTTACAAGTTTCTTAATTTCTTCTCTAAGGAGGCCACTCTTATAATAATCATTTGTATTCGTAGTTCTTATCACCCACTCTAACTGTTATGCGCTCCTCTATGTTAGATTCTTCTTCGTTCATGCATCCATCAAAGCACATAAAAAGTGCGTATATGACGAAAATATGGATTTGTATAAacgtttatatattcataactaataataaatttatagatGGAAAATTATCTagtatgtaaataaaaataagtttatatACTAAAAGTATTCCAAATTCTCTAAAATAATGCACTTATTGATGCGTTATATTATCTATAAACTATAGagtacttaaaaaaatatatatgctattCAGAGATAAAAATTTCTATAGTATAATACAAGAATTTCAATAGATTAtaggaataaaatattttttatttagttgAAAACTCATTCTttcataattaaaagaagggttcatttatatatatcagtattatatatatattgctaAATTAAtggttttatatattaatatatcccttttaatttttgtatttaaaatggtatgtttgaaaaattttgaaaaatagaataaaaaaaaaaaaaaattcattattaatttttttgtgccttttaaatttaaattcttaattattataattttattccttAATAGATGcctttaatataaattattcttgTTTTACTAAAGATCAATTATGCTGAAATACTCCAGCAAGAGATACAACCATTTTCtcttttgaataattttttgtaagattcaaaaattatagctgcattttttcctcatagtaaaaaaaaaactacgcattaattatattacttCACTGATTATTAAGAGAAATATAGAGTttataaacaaaagaaaaaaatattttataaatatagaaaatttaatttttttttcatctaatttatttaatatctttttatatatcttggTCAAAAGAGAGAACATATCATAtatctacttttttttatgcataaaaaaaatacattttcacGTTAACATAAGTTACGAATTAGTAAAAACGTaaaattcataattaaaaggagtcataaaaaaatgcattaaattatgtagttaaaaaaaaatgatgcacgaagaaaaaagaacaattaAAAGAActatacaaaattataaatttattttcaacaaaaaattgcataatatatatatgaattaaagTGCCTCAAAAGATCTATCCTCATCCATATTTTCCGTATCGCTTTAATgcaaagataaaaataaattatgcatAAAAATTGGAAGAGAACATAAGAGAAAAGCATCCTTAAgtacaaataattattcataCATCTTAAAGCGtgttacaaaaatatttgaattattaatagaaaaatagtGGTGTACACATTATAACGAGTGATTTGGTTATCCCAGTAGTGAGTCAGTTTTTCCTATCAGTAATCGAGTTTTCTTTAAGGGATTCATATGGTCTACGTGGTTGATCTTCAGGATTTTTGGGTATTTTCATGGGTTCTTCATTTATGGTTATTCTTAAAACATCAAGAAGGAAATCTTCAATTGTAATTATGGTATTTTCAATCATTTCTtcagaaaattttatatttttatctttttctaaaACACTTATAAGTCTTTTTATTTCGGTTTCATTATAACAAATGTCTTCTTTCTCCTTC
It encodes the following:
- a CDS encoding gamete antigen 27/25 — its product is MVLIKKKIFSEIEKTENILKVLRGFEKKYEYKFVDEESKNNCVNRVKKCLNSIVIEGVLREKYCKQAQNYFWIEQRIDEEMSVKVDKQKTDEGKRIMGNDDDEIKRLLCILEKEI